TCTTAGAACGCCGGCCCAGGACGGCGGCATTCCTGGATCGCTTGGCGCGCGAGATGCGCTAGAATGCGCTTTGAAGAAGCCCGCGTAGTTCAATCGGATAGAACAGCGCCGTCCTAAGGCGCGTGTTGTGGGTTCGAGTCCTGCCGCGGGCGTTGATTCGAGCTGGGCGTCACATCGGCTCAGAAATTCTGCACCGAAGCCGATTCCCCTAACCGCTTCGCCTCCTCCTCCAGCATTTGTTGTTGGATGCGCACGCGTTCCGGCACGATCTTCTCGCGCGGGGCGGTGGGCCGAAAGTCGTAGCCTTGCTCCGGGCTGATGCCCAGCCCGCGCAGCACAGCCAGCTCCACCAACGAATAGTCGGCCGGGTTGTCGCGCTTGAAGCACATCGGCGCCTTCAGCGCGATGGGCGGGTTGGTGATGATGCGTACTCGGTCGGCATGGTTGAACGATGCCGTATGAATCATGTACGGATGCATGAGATACACGTCGCCCACGCGTCCGGTGGCCTCAACGAAGTCATGACACGCAGCGACGAAAGACGCGTTGGGAAATGCGTAGGGATGCACGCCCTCGGGATGGTCGGCCAAATAGCGCGCGACGTGCGGCACCGAATCGCAGGCGAGGAAAGTGCCGCCTCCCTGTGGTTCGATGTCACTCCACAACACGATGGTGAGCAGGGCTTGCTCCGGGCTATCCAGGAAGTGCAGGAAGAAATCGCCGTCTTTGTGCCAGCCGGGGGCCGCCGGCGAGGGCGGAATCCATTCTCGGTCGGCGCCGTCGTTGAAGTTGACGATGAAGGCATCCGACCAGCGCGCCGGCTGAGCGATGCGCTCCTCCCCGCCGCACAGGAAGCATATCGCCTCCCAAGCTTTGGGCGCGAAGGTCTTGATCTCGAATCGCCGGCGGGCCGGCATATGCACGCGCGACTGCTTCCATGTGCTGCGGTCGTCGCGATCGTAGCCCAGTCGCGGCCAAATTAGGTCGGTGAGTTGCGCGGCAGCTTCGCGGCTGAAGCAATCGTGTAGCACGATGAAGCCGCGGCTGAGAAATTGCTCGACTTGTTCGGGGGTGAGTGGGTCAGTCGCCATGCGCCGATTGTATGCATTCGACGACCGTTCGCGCCAGCGCTGCGCGGAAGGGCGTGAGCGTGTCCTCGCCCGCGCGCCCGTAGTAGATGTGGTTGGTCAGGCAAGCCAAGACCAGCGCGCGCGATGGGTCCACCCACAGGGCGGTGCCGGTGAAGCCGAGGTGACCGAAGGCTCCCTCGCCCAGCGGATAGCTCATCGCGGCTGGGTTGGACGACCGCAGCGCAAACCCCAATCCGCGTCGCACATCGCCTTCCTGCACCTGCAGGCGCACCATTTCGGCCAGCGTCTCTTGTCGCAGCACCGTCTCGCGCACGCTGGCCAACGCGCAGCGCAACGCTTCGCCGAATGCCGCGACATCGTGCGCCGTGCCGAACAAGCCGGCGTGCCCGGCGACCCCGCCGAAGGCAAAGGCATTCTCGTCGTGCACTTCGCCGCACATACGACGGCCTTGATGCGCATAGAGCTCGGTCGGCGCAGCCATGTCGCAGGGGATCGGACCGTAGGTGATGGAATCTAGACCGAGTGGCGCCGTGACGCGGTTGCGCACAGTCTCGCGCAGCGTCTCGCCGGCCAGGCGCTCGATGGCAAAGCCGATGAGCAGCAAACCGATGTCACTGTAGACGACGCGTGTGCCGGGCCGATAGGCGAACGCGGTTGCGAAGACCGTCTCGCGCAAGCGACGCCGGACTTCGGCCGCCGGAAGCGTGTGCTGCCATTCGGCAGCCATCTTCCAAAGCGGCAACCAGGCCGGCAACCCGGCGCTGTGCGACAGGAGCTGCCGG
The window above is part of the Candidatus Roseilinea sp. genome. Proteins encoded here:
- a CDS encoding esterase, whose product is MTYDFSALDALIDSALDRVFPAAQVQVRLGGEIVYDISTGFLDPEARACPTTAETRFDLASVSKLFTVVAFMTLVEAGRVQLDQPVTEVLPEFCGRRPIAPSPDPLRPGSSVEIAPHTEGEVDAGVVTFRQLLSHSAGLPAWLPLWKMAAEWQHTLPAAEVRRRLRETVFATAFAYRPGTRVVYSDIGLLLIGFAIERLAGETLRETVRNRVTAPLGLDSITYGPIPCDMAAPTELYAHQGRRMCGEVHDENAFAFGGVAGHAGLFGTAHDVAAFGEALRCALASVRETVLRQETLAEMVRLQVQEGDVRRGLGFALRSSNPAAMSYPLGEGAFGHLGFTGTALWVDPSRALVLACLTNHIYYGRAGEDTLTPFRAALARTVVECIQSAHGD